ATGCGCCGCACCGTCCTCGCCGTGCACCGCGAGCGCCGGCAGATACACCGCTTCCACGCTCAGCCCGCGCACGCCCAGGATGCGCCAAAGATTGCCTACCAGGGTTTCCTCGCCGACGAAGGCCGCATACGGGTCGCGCCGGCCATGCCTTAGAAAGCGCAAGGCCACCGGCTGGATGGCCACTCCCGTGTCGCGCGCAGGCTCCAGCAGGCTGCCATGGAAAGGCAGCGGCTCGAACCCCATGGTGGTCGTACCTTCCGGAAACAGGCCGACTGCCTCGGACCGGGCGAAGCGGGACCGCATGGCTTCACCCACTGCGCGGACCGCGTGCCGATGCCCGCGCTCCAGGAACAGCGTGCCGGCGCCCGCCACCAGCCAGCCTACGATAGGCCAGCGCCGGATTTCCGCCTTGGCGATGAAGGCCGTGGGCCGCACGGCGTTGATCACGAAGATATCGAGCCAGGACACGTGGTTTGCCACCGTCAGGACCGGCCCGGTCATGGCTGGCGTACCGCATACGGTCAGCCGAACGCCGCAAACGCGCAGCAGCAGCCGTGACCAGGTGCGGTTCAGCATCGAACGGCCGCGCAAGCCGATGAACGGGTAGACGACGCCCACCAGCACAAGGCCGGCCAGCACCATTGCGGCCACGATGATGGCGCGAGGGAGAAAGCGGGCGATACGCAACGGCAGCGGCGTGGCGTCCCGCTGCCAATCGTCGGTGTGGCGTGGCGCGTCCGGGCTGGCCTGGGCGCCTGTGTCGGCGCCTGGCGGTTCGCGGCGGGAAAGGGAGGAACCGTGGTCTGTCATGGGCGGTGAAGGTCTGGCCGCGGCCCTTCGGCCGCGCGGCGCCACCATACCATGCCCGCACCGTCACATTGCATCGAGATACCGCTGCAGGATCACCGCCGCGGCCATGGCATCGTCCGGCGCGTTGGTTCCAAGCAAGGCCTGCGCCTCCATGCTGGATCCGCGTTCGTCTACGAGCACCACGGGCAGTCCGAAGCGGCCGTGCAACTGGTTGGCGAACCGGCGGCAACGCGCCGTGGCTTCCTGTTCGCCGCCGTGCGAGTCCAGCGCCAACCCCACCACCAGCCGTTGCGGCTGCCATTCACGCAACAAGGCCGCGATGCGCGTGAAACGCACATCGCGGACCTCGCTGTGAATGATCTCGATCGGCCGCGCCTGCCGGGTCAGCGTATTGCCAATGGCGATGCCGATGCGCTTGGTGCCGAAATCGAAGCCGAGCAGCGTCTCCTCAGGCATGTCCCGCGTCGCCGGCCAGCATGACGGGATCGATGCCAAGCAGCTTCAGGGCAGCCGGGTAGCGTTCTTCCGGCGGCACGTCGAAAATGATGTCCGGATCGGCTGAAACGCTGAGCCAGGCGTTGCGGGCCATTTCGTTTTCCAGCTGGCCGGCTCCCCACCCGGCGTAGCCCAGGGTGACGAGCATGCGTTCGGGGCCGTTGCCGTCGGCCACCGCCTGCAGCACATCGCGCGACGTGGTCAGCGCCAGGCCGCCCAGCTTGATGCTGGACGTGTAGTCGCCAGGCGGCGCGTGCAGCACGAAACCGCGATCCGTCTGCACCGGCCCGCCGAAGAACACCGGCGTTTCCTTGACCGGCGCAATTTCCAGATTCAGGTCGATGCGCTCGAACAGCGTTCCCAGGGTCAGGTCGGTGGGCCGGTTGATTACCAGCCCCAACGCGCCTTTCGCCGTATGTTCGCAAATGTAGATCACCGCGCCGGCCAGAGTGCCTTCCACCATGTTGGGCATGGCGACCAGGAATTGATTCGAAAAATCGACTGCCGGCATGTCGTCGTCCGGCTTGTTATCGTCGTCGCTCATAATGTCCCCCCAGGACAGTTTGCGCCGTTTCCCGCGATACCGCGGCCTTGCTTGCCCGGCATACAGTGTGGTGGATGGTCGTATGGTTCAGATCTCCATCAGCTCGAAGTCTTCCTTGCGGGCCCCGCATTCGGGACAGACCCAGTTCGGCGGCACGTCTTCCCACCGGGTACCCGGCGGGATTCCTTCTTCCGGCAAGCCGGCCGCCTCGTCATAGACCCAACCGCAGATAAGACACATCCAAGTTCGCATAGTTTCCCTGCTATGAAAGTTACGGCTTCGCGGGGCGATAAAACCGCCCAAGCGGACGCGATCCATTAGAATGGGGTCGATCTTACCGAAACCCAACAGGCAACTGGGCGCGTTTGCGCAAAAAACGGGCCCGACCAAGCTGTCGAAGTGACTTCGCCGACTCCCCCCATCGTACTGATCTTCGGGCCGTTCGATCCCACCGGTTCGGACGGCCTGCCCGCCGACGCTGTAACCTGCGCCAGCCTGGGCTGTCACGCGCTGTCCGCGCTGACCGCCCTGACCGTCCAGGACACGGCGGCCGTGGAGGACGTGCAGGCCGTGTCCCCCGAAATGCTGGACGACCAGGCGCGCTGCGTCCTGGAAGACATGCCGGTGCAGGCCATCAAGGTTGGCGGCCTGTACAGCGCGGAAGGAGCAAGCGCCGTGGCGCAGGTGGCCGCCGATTACAGCGATGTCCCGCTGGTGCTGCACCTGGGCCAACGCGCGCCCACGCCGCAGGACGTCGCCGAGCAGGAAGAGGCCGACGACCTGCTGGCGGCCACGCTGGAACTGGTGCTGCCGCAGGCCGACGTGGTGGTGGTCGAGCATGGCCGGCTGGCGCAATGGCATGCCGAGGGCGCCATGGACATCGGCGAGGCCACGTCGCCCGCGCACGCGATGCTGAGCGCGGGCGCGAAGTGGGTGTTGGTGCTGGGCAGCCCGCTGCGGCCCGGGCATTTCGCCAATGTCCTGCTGGGCCCCAACGGGACCACATCGAACTTCCCCTGGCAGACCCCGCCCGAGCGAAGCGGGGATACCGCCGGCATGCTGGCGGCGGCCGTGGCCGCGTTTCTCGCACATGGCCTAGGAGTCCCCCAGGCCGTGGAAAAGGCGTTGGCGCACGCCGACGCGGCCGTGGCCGCCAGTTTCCTGCCTGGCATGGGGCGGCGCGTGGTCAACCGGATGCCACGGCGATGACGGCCCTGCGTTTTCCCCGCGGCCTGTATGGCGTGACGCCGGAATGGGACGACACCGGCCGGCTGCTCGATGCCGTGCGCCACGCGGCGGCCGGCGGCATGCGAGCCCTGCAACTGCGCCGCAAGGACGTGCCCGCGTCGGTGCGGCGCGAGCAGGCAATGGCGCTGGCGAGCGAGTGCCGCGCGCTGGGCGTCGTATTTCTTGTCAATGACGATTGGGAACTCGCCCTGGAAGCGCGCGCCGACGGCGTGCACCTGGGCCGCGACGACGGCGATGTGGCCCAGGTGCGCGCCGCCGCCCCGGATCTGATCATCGGCGCGTCCTGCTACAACGACATCGCCCGGGCGCGGACCATGCTCGATGCGGGCGCGGACTACATCGCCTTCGGCGCAGTCTTTCCGTCCCCGACCAAACCGGCGGCCGTACGGGCGCCGCTGCCCCTGTTCGGCGAAGCGCAGGCGCTGGTGCGCGGACGCCCCGCCCCGCGCCCCGGCGTGGTGGCGATCGGCGGCATCACGCCGGCCAATGCCGTACTCGTGGCGCAGGCGGGCGCGGACGCGGTCGCGGTGATCACCGGCCTGTTCGAGGCGCCCGACATCCGGGCGGCGGCCATGGAATGCGCCCGCGCCTTCCTGCCGCCGCCAGCCGGCGCCACCGGCTGACCCTCCCGCTTCGGAATGGACGGCGGGTCGCGCCCTGCCGTTCCTTCCCGGTCCATCAACTTTTTCTGCAGAACACTCCCATGTCCAGCAACGCCGAACTTTTCGAACGAGCGAGCCGCAGCATTCCCGGCGGCGTGAATTCCCCCGTACGCGCTTTTCGCTCGGTAGGCGGCACCCCCCGCTTCATCGCGCGCGGAGAAGGCGCTTACGTATGGGATGCGGAAGGCAAACGGTACGTGGACTACATCGGATCCTGGGGCCCCGCCATTCTGGGCCACGCGCATCCCGACGTGGTGCGCGCCGTGCAGGACGCGGCCACGCGCGGCTTGTCTTTCGGCGCGCCTACCGAAGCGGAGATCCGGCTTGCCGAAACGCTGATCGAACGCCTGCCCTCGATGGAGCAGGTGCGTCTGGTCAGCTCCGGCACGGAAGCCACCATGACGGCCATCCGCCTGGCGCGCGGCGCGACGGGACGCAACAAGATCATCAAATTCGAAGGCTGTTATCACGGCCATGCCGACAGCCTGCTGGTGAAGGCGGGTTCGGGATTGCTGACTTTCGGCAACCCGACCTCCGCCGGCGTGCCGAGCGAATTCGTCGAACACACGCTGGTGCTGGACTACAACGATCTGGAAGCGGTCAAAACCGCCTTTACCCAGTACGGCCACGATATCGCCTGTGTCATCGTCGAGCCGGTAGCGGGCAATATGAACCTGGTCAAGCCCGTGCCGGGGTTCCTGGAAGGCTTGCGCGAGCAGTGCACGCAGCACGGCGCCCTGCTGATTTTCGACGAAGTCATGACCGGATTCCGGGTGGGACCGCAGGGCGTGCAGGGGCTGACGGGCATCAAGCCGGACCTGACCACGCTTGCCAAGGTGATCGGCGGCGGCATGCCTGTCGGGGCGTTCGGCGGCAGCCATGCCGTGATGCGGCACATCGCGCCGCTGGGCGCGGTGTACCAGGCGGGCACGCTGTCGGGCAACCCGGTGGCCGTGGCCGCCGGCCTGGAAACGCTGCGCCTGATCGGCGAACCCGGCTTCTACGAAGCCCTGAGCGCCAAAACGCGGGCCCTGGCGGACGGTTTGCAGGAACGCGCCCGCGCGGCGGGCGTCGCCTTCAGCGCCGATGCGATCGGCGGCATGTTCGGCATCTACTTCAGCGAAAAAATCCCCACCTCGCTGGCCGAGGTGTCGGCCTGCGACGTGGACGCCTTCAAACGCTTCTTCCACGCCATGCTCGACCACGGCGTGCATTTCG
The sequence above is a segment of the Bordetella genomosp. 9 genome. Coding sequences within it:
- a CDS encoding lysophospholipid acyltransferase family protein, which translates into the protein MRIARFLPRAIIVAAMVLAGLVLVGVVYPFIGLRGRSMLNRTWSRLLLRVCGVRLTVCGTPAMTGPVLTVANHVSWLDIFVINAVRPTAFIAKAEIRRWPIVGWLVAGAGTLFLERGHRHAVRAVGEAMRSRFARSEAVGLFPEGTTTMGFEPLPFHGSLLEPARDTGVAIQPVALRFLRHGRRDPYAAFVGEETLVGNLWRILGVRGLSVEAVYLPALAVHGEDGAAHSRSGLAAMARAAIHEAVST
- the ruvX gene encoding Holliday junction resolvase RuvX; amino-acid sequence: MPEETLLGFDFGTKRIGIAIGNTLTRQARPIEIIHSEVRDVRFTRIAALLREWQPQRLVVGLALDSHGGEQEATARCRRFANQLHGRFGLPVVLVDERGSSMEAQALLGTNAPDDAMAAAVILQRYLDAM
- a CDS encoding YqgE/AlgH family protein is translated as MSDDDNKPDDDMPAVDFSNQFLVAMPNMVEGTLAGAVIYICEHTAKGALGLVINRPTDLTLGTLFERIDLNLEIAPVKETPVFFGGPVQTDRGFVLHAPPGDYTSSIKLGGLALTTSRDVLQAVADGNGPERMLVTLGYAGWGAGQLENEMARNAWLSVSADPDIIFDVPPEERYPAALKLLGIDPVMLAGDAGHA
- a CDS encoding rubredoxin, coding for MRTWMCLICGWVYDEAAGLPEEGIPPGTRWEDVPPNWVCPECGARKEDFELMEI
- the thiD gene encoding bifunctional hydroxymethylpyrimidine kinase/phosphomethylpyrimidine kinase, which produces MTSPTPPIVLIFGPFDPTGSDGLPADAVTCASLGCHALSALTALTVQDTAAVEDVQAVSPEMLDDQARCVLEDMPVQAIKVGGLYSAEGASAVAQVAADYSDVPLVLHLGQRAPTPQDVAEQEEADDLLAATLELVLPQADVVVVEHGRLAQWHAEGAMDIGEATSPAHAMLSAGAKWVLVLGSPLRPGHFANVLLGPNGTTSNFPWQTPPERSGDTAGMLAAAVAAFLAHGLGVPQAVEKALAHADAAVAASFLPGMGRRVVNRMPRR
- the thiE gene encoding thiamine phosphate synthase, yielding MTALRFPRGLYGVTPEWDDTGRLLDAVRHAAAGGMRALQLRRKDVPASVRREQAMALASECRALGVVFLVNDDWELALEARADGVHLGRDDGDVAQVRAAAPDLIIGASCYNDIARARTMLDAGADYIAFGAVFPSPTKPAAVRAPLPLFGEAQALVRGRPAPRPGVVAIGGITPANAVLVAQAGADAVAVITGLFEAPDIRAAAMECARAFLPPPAGATG
- the hemL gene encoding glutamate-1-semialdehyde 2,1-aminomutase, giving the protein MSSNAELFERASRSIPGGVNSPVRAFRSVGGTPRFIARGEGAYVWDAEGKRYVDYIGSWGPAILGHAHPDVVRAVQDAATRGLSFGAPTEAEIRLAETLIERLPSMEQVRLVSSGTEATMTAIRLARGATGRNKIIKFEGCYHGHADSLLVKAGSGLLTFGNPTSAGVPSEFVEHTLVLDYNDLEAVKTAFTQYGHDIACVIVEPVAGNMNLVKPVPGFLEGLREQCTQHGALLIFDEVMTGFRVGPQGVQGLTGIKPDLTTLAKVIGGGMPVGAFGGSHAVMRHIAPLGAVYQAGTLSGNPVAVAAGLETLRLIGEPGFYEALSAKTRALADGLQERARAAGVAFSADAIGGMFGIYFSEKIPTSLAEVSACDVDAFKRFFHAMLDHGVHFAPSAFEAGFVSAAHDDDAIAHTLDAAEQVFASMKG